The nucleotide window gtgtgtgtgtctgcatgcctgtaactgtatgtgtgtgtgtgtctgcatgcctgtaactgtgtatgtgtgtgtgtgactgcatgcctgtaactgtgtttgtgtgtgtgtgtgtgtgtgtgtcagcatgcctgtaactgtgtttgtgtgtgtgcgtgtctgcatgcctgtaactgtatttgtgtgtatgtgtctgcatgcctgtaactgtgtttgtatgtgactgcatgcctgtaactgtgtgtgtctgtctgcctgtaactgtgtgtgtctgtctgcctgtaactgtgtatgtgtgtgtgtgactgcatgcctgtaactgtgtgtgtgtgtgtgtgtgtgtgtgtgagactgtctgcctgtaactgtgtatgtgtgtgtgtgtgactgcatgcctgtaactgtgtgtgtgtgtgtgtctgtctgcctgtaactgtgtgtgtgtgtgtgtctgtctgcctgcaactgtgtatgtgtgtgtgtgtgtgcgtgtgtgtgtgtgcgactgcatgcctgtaactgtgtgtgtgtgtgactgcacgcctgtaactgtgtgtgtgtgactgtctgcctgtaactgtatatgtgtgtgtgtatgtgactgcatgcctgtaactgtgtgtgtgtgtgtgtgtgtctgcctgtgactgtgtgatgttgactgtaactgtgtgtgtgactgtaactgtgtatgtgtctctctgcctgtgtgtgtgtgccaagcccaggatccgccccaggtgccaaataCTCTAGGTACACCCCTGATAATAGCTCATATTCACACAAAttcaacgatacaaagcaattacagtataaataacacaagcagaatacggcagcatacacacctcaattaaaaaaaaataggatcggcacgctacaggacatcacaatcctatatcggcacagtactactaaaaggttgcctacccctgccctagagggTTGTTGGATATAGCCAAAGAGACTTGGGAACATGagtcaacatttttatttaaattgccaGACCTCTTAATAAAGAAAGACTGCATTTACATGAAATGCGATTTGTGTGGTGTTCCTATCAGTAGGACTATGTGGTTATATGGTACcaggtcacaaaaaaaaaatctatatatatatatgtatataatctcCATTCCACAGTACTTTACCATGTAGAGTGGTTTTTCTAAAGCATGAATATGTCATTGTATTGACTAAATTGCTTACAAAttcatacatacaaaaaaaaaatacttgaaaaTCACATTTCCTTATTTCactgtatttagttttatttgtttttctttagacAGGTGGTTTAAAAGTGCACCTATCTTAGAATGTGCATTTCTATACACTGAGTATGGGTAAGCCGTGGCAGTTGTAGTTCTGTTCTATGTCATGGCAGCTTTGGCACTCTGAGGAGTTGAGTATTAGCATTACAGTTTTTAGAgaaaatcattttattaatatttcttaCAATAGAAGCTGTGACCTGATTCCCCCTGAAACcttcctaaaataaataaaaaaaatactgcttGATTGGATGTGGAATAGGGGGACAGGCAATTGACGGAGTGGGATGAATCCGTGAAATCACGATGGAACAGAATCTGCCAAGCACTTCAATGCAATATTCTCAGCATTTAATGAAGGCCGTCATGTCCTGGAAGCAAAGACTCTGGAGGCTGGGCGAGAAGGGGGAACAGTCAGCCAAATAGCTGTGTTCCTACTGTAATAGTCACCACACAGAGTGCTGGCTGAGTTCTAGGGGGCTACTAAGCTTGAATGTGAGTACGCAGTCTGTGTTTGTCTATAATAAGTGTGTATTATATGTCGGTTAGTGCATGTGAAAAGAGGGCAGGACAGTTGGTACCCACTGGAGCCGGGTAAGTGCCAAACGATTAAGAAACATTTTGACTATTTACCATAGGATagactcctgccaccataaccactacagtacaatGCAGTTGTTCTAGTATTTAGAATACCCCATTTAAACAAAATTATGGTTATTTTCTGAAGGGAGAATTTTGGGGAATATTATGTGAATCTCACACATAAGGCCAACGTAGCCAAACTGGAACAATTCTCCAAGTCGCCTTCCAGTTTgaatactttggccttaaatttgaaatttataaCCATTAACTCTGAATATCTCCATAAGGTGTGATTAACTCTGCATATTTTAGCTTCACACGGgtgattttatattattttgtttaaaagcAAACAACTGGTACATTTAGTAATTATGCTGGAATTgctacattttaatttaaattagctGAACTCAAAAAATTCCCCCACtcagactttttttcttttcagtttaaCTATTTTTGCCTGAAACTTGCAATTCTGCACAATAAATGAAGTGAATAAATCCTATGTGTAAGACACTCTCCATTTCAGAAGTATTCCAATTGAAAGCAGTGAAGTAGCACGCATATACTTTAATATGAAAAGGTTACAGCTGCGGCAGACACTGAAGAGTGGTGGATACATGGAACGGCGGTCCAGCAGCTGTGGTAGATTGTTATATAAAAAAGGCAAGTTTGGTAAAGGTGTTCGCTCTTTTGATAAGGGATGAAACCATTTTATCAAATTCATAAAAATTTTGGATAGTTTTTTACCTGTAAGACATCCAGTGCCGAGATCAATTTTTACAGTAGCCATTGTCCTTGTTTGAAGTTGCCCCGTGTATGCGCACAGCAGACGGATGGCTGATAAAGCTTGTGTTTGACATTTATGAGGAGACACATTTGGAATACTGAGATCTGTGTTCTCTCACTGTTAAAGTGATTATTTTACATTTCACACTTGTTCAGTGTGACACTAAGACTGTGTGATCAATGTGATACAGATTATAATGATGCAAGTATTGTCAGGGGGATAAGGAATGCTTTACTATCAAGATTATTCACTAAGGGGCTAATTCAGCAAACTACGAACCGCAACACATTGAAATCAGAAATATAGGAGAAAATAGCCtatctggaaacattctccagcGCAGCTATGGTCACAGCTCCAAATGCAgcaagaaaagtcctgcgctcactcccatcactactgggcgtctgcaatgactacagtacacatcagccccaatatatagtaaaaaccaaagaaaaacaagttacttgcgctctctcctttatccctatgtatttttaaccccttaaggacacatgacatgtgtgacatgtcatgattcccttttattccagaagtttggtccttaaggggttaaacaaatggaggtcttttagttacctccaatggccatgagaggatgagcccacctgccaacatcaaggcagacccccctaggtgggtcctaactctaaccattcatcttgcttccttgagcctctggcaaaaatctctaatgagacagaaaggggtattttttatatacacccctatacattattaacccttaatagggaacacatgggatgggcggctgcattgtaacaaggctgagtaatacaaaaaatggatacaaatgcagaaagaaaagtcctcccctccatttgtttaaaaatacatagggataaaggagagagcgcaagtaacttgtttttctttggtttatacTATGGTCACAGCTCGGCTAGTTTGGTCTCAGATTTAGCATCTGGATTTTAATGTTctacaattcaaagtttagtgtAAACCCCAAATTGTGAATTGGGGATTGAAAGCGAATTCAATATGAATCTTACATTTTAAGCCACAATAGAATTAGCTGAAAGATAGCTAACTTTGAGAGTTATTTTAATCCAGCTATGTTGGACTAATTCCCTTTGCCTTTCTTACAATTCATGCTTGAAGGGTTACAAGTGGTGTCGGTGCGTTTAACCCTTTGGCTGTCTGAGGTGTAATTTTAGCTCCAGCTGTGTCATTTGGGGCATCATTAtatagattaaggaacagcgcactcataaaatacatttctacattttataaggctacctatcacctatctcagcaaacatatatggggattcagtttcaccatatggccatattgtgttaagccgaCCACTACGTTACTGTACCctgatatcagtgggtcctacactactaaTTCTAACATGGGAAGCAAATTAAATAGTGCAGTGCTAAATAAActgaagtgtatttaaataatctaagtttggaatccagaccagattcccttTGGGGTTAACCCCCCCCAGAGGGCCCTTTAGAGGTGACCACAGGTATATATTTGAGTTGGTTTTGGATAGTAACATCAcaattataattttcatttagCAGCTATATAACATGTATTGTGAGTATTTATATAAAAggactatcactttaattgtttagttttgacgcttcatttttttaattgcatttatcacattcgtttttcactatatatatatatatatatatatatatatatatatatatatatccgtcAGGCTTTTGTTTACATATCACAGAAGGAAAGGCAAACTGAGAGTCCAAGTGGTAGAATAACTAATATAAAGGAAACCCTACCTTTAATAAACCTAAGGGAAACCTAAAACAGAGGAAGGGAAAGGCAAGGAAAAGTGTAATGTCTATATGAAGACATACAACTAGAGAAATCTGTGTAAGGAATCAGCTAAAAAAGCTGAAAGGTAATGCCAACCTACCTACACAGAGGAGCAGGTGTATACAGAGGTAGAGAACAAGGGTGGGAGAAAAAACAGATAAAAGGGTAGCCACCCTTAACATCCCCCAAAGCCGAACGCTTAAGTAAAGGCTATCCCTATAGTACCTCGGCACCGTGGATGAGCCACTAATGCCTACCTGAACCTCTGACCCTTCCTCAGTTAAGGTAAAACAAACTTAAACTAACTCAAAACTTGTGCGTAGTGCTACCAAGTGAAGTGAGaaacaaaataacaaacaattagctcgacgcgcgtttcggctcCTGAcgacaaacaaatattaacactaactttggccagtgtatgGCGTCACAGCATGCTGGTACGAGATAGCCAACACGTCCCACATTCTCCCATCAGCCCACACTCACTGACAACCCTACCCCACAGGCAAAGGgcgagtgattttttttttatatttgtttcttttaaGTTGGGAGTGCAGATCAGAACAGAAAGAGTTACTCTACTACTTTATAAAAACATAGGTATTTGGTTGGAGTATCTCTTTAAAAGGTGTAGTCACTAAAATCTGAATTGTAGTAAATAAAAATCTGAATGGCAAGTGtcaatgatgatctcagccaatccaatgcttccccacagaaaagcattgggaggctagtgctcaTGTGCAGCAAAATGCCACGCCTTGGCAATCAGATGGCTTCCTGAGACCATCTGACTAAAATGGAAGTTATACCCAGCTATTTTATGGAAGTGCCTTTAGTAGCTTTCCTATATATATTCCTGCAGAATAgcaatgttttcaactgcagCCAGGTTAATAGGGGGGCACATGACACTCACACCACTATGAGATGAAGAGGTCTGGTTGCCTATACTGTCCATTTAatgtagtgtgtgctgtgtgaaagACTGCATTACAAATCCTGTGATTGTTAGATAATGAAAACAGCTTCAGTAGTAGTACTCTGCCCTTATAGCCCACTCATTGGCAAACCTTTAGTACTGCAGCATCCCTGGCCTACTAAAGGTCCCCTAACCAGCTgaggattatgggaaatgtaattCACAACATCTGCAGTGGAAAAGACTAGCCATCACAGAAAGATGGGCATTTGCATCCTAGCAAaacgtatttattttattatttgcagcAGATAAATACAAGCATTAAATGAGTCAGTGTCACTTTGAGGCACAAAACTCTTTATTATCAGGAACGAACATCACAATGGGGTAATATTAATGCTATAACGAATATAACAGTCCAGTAATTAGTTACTCTTGGATAATAATTGTCCTCTTGGGGACAGAACGATACGGACATAGGAACCATTGCAATGTCAAGGTGTGTAACATTGCAGGACGCTTGCTGTGATACATTGTGCTTTGTAGGACAGTGCAGCAGTGTTGTTATATATACAGGGACAGTTGGACCTCAGTAGTGTCAGGGTTAGGAGCTGATGAGGTGAGGACCGGTACATTATCCGTTCTTGTTTTGTACACGGATGAGGCTGAGACACAGGCCGCACGCTTCCCAGCATGGGTCGCACAGACAATGCACGCATGAGCTCCAGAACATCTTCAGACAGGACACATTCATCTTCCAGATGTGCACACAAGGTCCAATCATCCAGATGTGACAGCACTGAATGCAAGCAAAGTCCAGGGCCCAGCAAAAGGCCATTGGGCAGCCGCATAGTATGGACAGCACTATGTAACAGCAGTTCTTCACGCCGTTGAATGTCTTGAAGGACATACCCCATACCCCGTCAATACTGTGGGATCCATCAGGCTCTCCAAAGGCATCTTCGAAGAGGACCTGGTGAGAAAAGACAACAATATTAGAAGATGAACATTGAAAAGTGTGCTTTATTATCACTGGTGCCTGGttcatattttaaaggaacacttaaagcatcataaccactacagcaagagTCGTATGGCCCTCCCAACACCTTCATCCAGGTCCTCCTTGCAGGAGAAGCTCCACTGCGCTAAGCTGCTCCATGCTGTGCTCATTGGCTGATCGTTTTGAGCATTGAGCGCAGTTCTGTATTAGCCATCATTTAGCT belongs to Pelobates fuscus isolate aPelFus1 chromosome 7, aPelFus1.pri, whole genome shotgun sequence and includes:
- the LOC134568805 gene encoding caveolin-3-like produces the protein MAEPKSMQSEPMPLDMENRDPNNMNEHVRVLFEDAFGEPDGSHSIDGVWGMSFKTFNGVKNCCYIVLSILCGCPMAFCWALDFACIQCCHIWMIGPCVHIWKMNVSCLKMFWSSCVHCLCDPCWEACGLCLSLIRVQNKNG